The Candidatus Krumholzibacteriota bacterium region CGCATTTCCTGAGATGGGAGTTCATGTTCACGTACTGACGTGGAGGGTGAGAGATGGGACCGTTCGCAATGCCCTGGCTGACATTCCTGGCCTTCGTCGTGACGGGGGCGAGCATCCTCGCCGCGATTCTCTGGGCGCTCCTCGACCGCGCCGGCGACCGGCACCGCTGACCGGAGAAAGGAACGACATGACACTGCTCGGAGCGTGCATCCTCGTCCTCTTCGTCTACATCGGCGTCCTCATGGGGATCGGGATCTGGAGCGGACGCCGGACGACGACGGCCGCGGATTTCATCATCGGGAGCCGCCGTATCGGCCCGTGGGTGACGGCCCTCTCCTTCATCGCCGTCTACTTCTCGTCGGTCCTCATCATCGGCGGCGGCGCCTTCGGCTACAAGTTCGGGATGGCGACGATCTGGATCGGCGCGATCAACGTCCTCGTCGGCTGCCTGCTCTGCTGGATCGTCCTCGGCCGGCGCGTCCGCCTCTTCACCGAGCGGATGGGCGTGAGCACGATCTCGGGCTTCTTCGCCGAGCGCTACCGGTCGCCGGCGGCGGGGATCTTCTCGGCGGCGGTGGTCTTCCTCTTCCTCATCATCTACAACGTGAGCGTGGTGAAGGGGATGGCCAACTCCTTCCAGGTGCTGATGGACCTCCCCTACTGGGGAGGGGTGCTCATCTCCGGGCTCGTCATCATCTTCTACGTCGTCCTCGGCGGCTACCAGGCCGTCGTCTGGACGGGCTTCCTGCAGGCGTGGGTGATGATCTTCAGCCTCCTGCTCCTCACCGGCCGCACCGTCTCCGCCGTCGGCGGCTTCTCCGAGGGGATGCGGCGGCTCGCCGCGATCGATCCCGGCTACGTCTCGACGCCGGGCGTGTGGGGCTGGGCGGGGCTCGTGAGCTTCTGCCTCGTCGTCTCCCTCGGCGTGTGGGGGATGCCGCAGCTCCTCATCCGCTTCTACTCGATCCGCGACACGAAGACCTTCCGCCTCGGCACGGTGATCGTCACCGTCGGGGCGGCGATCGCCATCCTCCCCTACCTGAACGGCGCCTTCTCGCGGCTGCTCTTCCCCGCCCTCGCGAATCCCGACCTCGCCATCCCCTCGCTCTCGAAGGCGGTCCTCTCGCCGTGGGGAGCGGCCCTGCTGCTCGCCGGCGTCGTCGCCGCGGGGATGTCGACCTTCGCCGGGGTGCTGATCATCGTCTCGAGTTCGCTCGTGCGCGACGTCTACCGGAACGGCCTCGGGCGCCGGCTCACCGGCGAGCAGGAGGTCTTCTACAACCGGATCGTGAGCGCGGCGGTCGGGCTCATCTC contains the following coding sequences:
- a CDS encoding sodium/proline symporter, with product MTLLGACILVLFVYIGVLMGIGIWSGRRTTTAADFIIGSRRIGPWVTALSFIAVYFSSVLIIGGGAFGYKFGMATIWIGAINVLVGCLLCWIVLGRRVRLFTERMGVSTISGFFAERYRSPAAGIFSAAVVFLFLIIYNVSVVKGMANSFQVLMDLPYWGGVLISGLVIIFYVVLGGYQAVVWTGFLQAWVMIFSLLLLTGRTVSAVGGFSEGMRRLAAIDPGYVSTPGVWGWAGLVSFCLVVSLGVWGMPQLLIRFYSIRDTKTFRLGTVIVTVGAAIAILPYLNGAFSRLLFPALANPDLAIPSLSKAVLSPWGAALLLAGVVAAGMSTFAGVLIIVSSSLVRDVYRNGLGRRLTGEQEVFYNRIVSAAVGLISLAIALKPPALILVLTGFSWAVIASTTLWPLLFGIYWRRASRLAAIGSMIVGSITAILWTWLGKPFGVHGFIAGSSAALVAIVALSLARKWEPPAGHLERIFDGETAGGQ